Within the Streptomyces sp. NBC_00554 genome, the region CGGCGGGGACTTCTACGATCTGGTGCTCTCGCAGGGCCGGGCCGCGGCTGTGATCGGTGACGTACAGGGGCACAACGTCACGGCAGCGGGCCTGATGGGGCAGATCCGTACGGCCGTCCGTGCGTACACGACCGTCGGCCAGCCGCCCGAGGAGGTCATGCGGAGCACCAACCGGCTGCTCATCGACCTGGGCAGTGAACTGTTCGCCAGCTGTCTCTATCTGCGGCTCGAACCCGCGCGCGGGGTGGCCGTCATGGCGCGTGCGGGCCACCCGCCTCCGCTGCTGCGGCGGCCGGACGGCAAGGTCCGCGTGCTCGACCTGGCCGGAGGGCCGCTGCTCGGGATCGACGCGGAGGCGACGTATCCGACGACCGAGGTCCCGCTCGGCCCCGGTTCGGTGCTCGCCCTCTACACCGACGGGCTGATCGAGTCCCCCGGCGTCGACATCGAGGACGCCATCGCCCGCCTCGGGCGACGGCTCGCCGAGTACGGAGACCAGCCGCTCGACGTACTGGCCGACAGCCTCGTACAGCAGGAGGACGCGGCGGCGCAGGAGCGGCCCGACGATGTCGCGCTGCTGCTCCTGCGGGCACGCGGCTGAACGCGGAGCGGTCCGGCCCTCCCGCCGGAGGGCCGGACCTTTCCACTGCCGACCGGGACCGCTGTGTTCCGCGGCCGGGTCAGTGGCTGTGGGTCACCGGTGCCTGGGGTGTCAGGGGTTGATGTTCACGAGCCCCGAGCCGTCGTCCAGGCCGGTGCCGGTGTCGTCACCCGCGTCGCCCGCTTCTTCGCCGGCTCCGGCCTCTTCGCCTGCTCCGGCCTGGTCGTCGCCGGCCGCCGGGTCACTGGCGCTCGCGCTGGGGTCCACCGCACCGGGGTCTTCCGCACCGGCTCCGGCGTCTCCGGCCGCGTCGCCCGCGCCGAGCGTCGCGCCGACCGCTGCCAGCGCGGTGGTGACGGGCTGGAAGAAGGTCTCGCCGCCGACGGTGCAGTCTCCGCTGCCGCCGGAGGTCAGGCCGATCGCGCTGCCGTCCTGGGTGAACAGGGAGCCGCCGCTGTCGCCGGGTTCGGCGCAGACGTCGGTCTGGATGAGCCCGGTGACCGTGCCCTCCGGGTAGTTGACGGTGGCGTCGAGACCGAGGACGGAGCCGTCGAAGAGGCCCGTGGTGCTGCCCATCCGGAAGACCTGCTGGCCCACGGCGGCTTCGGCGGCCTGGGCGATCTCGACGGTCTGGCCGTCGCCGATGTTGACCACGCTGTTGGCAACGGTGGCCGGGTCGTCGTACTTGACGAGGGCGAAGTCACCGTCGCCGGGGAAGGTGGCCTGGTCGACCGTGGCGATCGGGGCGCCGTTCTGCGCGTCCGACCACTCGGCGGCCGCGACACCGCAGTGGCCCGCGGTGAGGAAGGCGGGGGCGCCGTCGCCCGCGGTGACGTTGAAGCCCAGGGAACAGCGGGCGCCGCCGCCGAAGATGGCGTCGCCGCCGTCGACGTAGGTCTTGAAGGTGCCCGCGGACTTCGTGATGGTCGCCACGCCCGAGCCGAGGCCCTCGACGGTCGACTCCAGCGTGTCCCAGCTGCTGCCCGTGACAGTGGAGTCGGCGGTGACGCGGATCTCGTTGGTCTTCGGGTCGACGGACCACGCCGTGCCCGGGATCGTCGCGTCGGCCTTCAGCGTCGCGGCGGCGGTCTCGAGCGCGTCGGTGCTGTTCTGCACCTGGTTCGGAACCGCGCCGGCAGCCTCGATCTCGTTGATCACATTGCTGTTGTTACCGACGACGTTGATGATGATCTGCTGGTTGCCCGCGTCGTAGTACGACCCGGCGAAGGCATCACCCAGCTGGGAGGCGAGCTGCGAGGCCAGGTCCGAGACATCGGCCGCCTTGAACGTCTTGGCCGTGGCGGTGGCGTCGTCCGAGTCCGACTGGGACGCCATGGCGTTGGGCAGCAGAAGTGCCGCCGCTCCGAGCGCCGCCACGCTTCCTGCCGCTATTACGGCCTTGCGCTTGGGTATGCGTTTGTGACTCAACTTCTGACCTCCTGGGGACGGGGTCCGTTGCCACCGTCTTGCAGCTGAACTGGGGGGCGCCTGGATGCCTGTTGATACGCACGCGTCACACGGGGTGTTCAACTGCCTTTACAAATGGCAGGAGTTAGGCAGGCCAAAGGCGTGGATTGCGAGGCAATCGCACCTTTACGTACGCACATCTCGGCCGAGGGGCCATGGCAACGAGCCGCACAGCACACTCTGCGAGCACTCGGTCACACCCCGTCGACAGCACTGACCGGAATCCTGGCTTCGGGGAATCTGCACACCGAATACGCAACGAAGTCACCGCGTGCGAAGGATCTCCACAGGGGGCAGGGGCACGCGGGGCCATTGGGGCGGGAGTGTCCCGTTCGGGAAGCGGGTGGCAACCGCATGTACGCGGCGTTGACGCGCGGCATGTGAAGAAGTCGCCATCGAACAGTGCGTGCTCCTGCACGGATGACCGGATCTGGCGCTCAATTGCCCTGGTGAGAGCGTCGGTTGATTGGATGCGTGCCACGGCAGCGTGCTTTGATCCGTTGCACCGCGGGGGTCACGGGTCACTCCGGGGGCTTCCGGAAACGGGTGCCTGACGCCTGCGGCCGCGGCCGACCATCTGTCCCCAGAGGGGGCCGCTCTCCCCCCTTATGAATACGCATACGAAGGGAAGTTCCATCATGAACTCCACCCCCCAGGTTGCCACCGCCGAGATCTCGGACGCCGACCTCGACGCCGTTTCGGGCGGCCTGTCCCTGAACGCCGTTGGCACCGTCACGGGCCTCGTTGACTCGGTTGTCCCGGTCTCCGGCCTCGTGGGCACGGTCGTCGGCACGGTCGAGGGTGTGACCGGCCTGAACACCGCCCCGGTCACCGGCCTGGTTGCCGGTCTCTGATCGCATTTCATGCCGCTGAGTCCCGGAACCAATCCATGGTTCCGGGACTCTCGGGTGCCGTAAATCTCTCGAACAGGTGAGGGAAGTCCCGTGCAGTTCCGCCAACAGGCCCTCGCCAAGCTCCAATCACCGGATGAACTCGACCTTCCGGTGCGCTTCGCCCGTCCTCAGGGCTGGCTCGTCCTGTCCGTGACGGTCGTCGTCATGGCCGCGGCCTCCGTCTGGGCCGTGACGGGAACTGTGGCGTCCACGGTCAGCGCGCCCGCCATCCTCACGCACGGTGAGGGCAGTTACGTGCTGCAGAGCCCGGTCGCCGGGCAGGTCACCGCGGTCCTCGCCAAGGAGGGCGTACGGCTCGCCGCGAACGCCCCCGTGCTGCAGGTCCGTACGGCGGAGGGCGAGACGGCGGTCGTCCGCACCGTGGCCGCTGGGCGCATCACCGCGCTCGCCGCCACCATCGGCGCGATCATCTCGACCGGCGCGAACGTCGCGGCCGTGGAGAAGGTCGCCCACGCCGGCGATCCGCTGTACGCGACGGTGTACGTCCCCGCCGAGAACGCCGCCACGATCCCCGAGAACGCGTCCGTCGATCTCACCGTCCAGTCGGTGCCGACCCAGCAGTACGGGGTGCTGCGCGGCCATGTGAAGGCGGTGGACCGGACCGTGCAGACCCAGCAGCAGATCGCCGCGTTCCTCGGGGACAGCCAGCTGGGCGAGCAGTTCACGAAGGACGGCAGGCCGGTGGCCGTCCTGGTCCGTCTCGACCCCAGGTCCAGTACGAAGAGCGGCCTCAAGTGGTCCTCGGCGGACGGGCCGCCGTTCGAGCTGACTTCCATGACCCTGGCCACGGGCTCGATCCGGCTGGCCGACCAGCGCCCCGCCGATTGGCTCCTCCCGTGACCGCCGCACAGGACACCCGCGGCAGACGCCGCGCCAACGCGCCGAAGCGCCCGGTCCCCAAGGGCAAGGGGAAGACCGTCCGTACCCCCACCGTGCTCCAGATGGAGGCCGTGGAGTGCGGCGCGGCCTCCCTCGCCATGGTGCTCGGCCACTACGGGCGGCACATCCCCCTCGAAGAGCTGCGCATCGCCTGCGGTGTCTCCCGCGACGGGTCGCGCGCCAGCAACCTGCTCAAAGCGGCGCGCAGTTACGGCCTGACGGCCAAGGGCATGCAGATGGACACGGCTGCGCTCGCCGAAGTACGGGCGCCCGCGATCCTGTTCTGGGAGTTCAACCACTACGTCGTCTACGACGGCATGGGGCGCCGCTTCGGGCGGCGCGGCGTACACATCAACGACCCCGGCAAGGGCCGCCGGTTCGTGCCGATGGAGGACTTCGACACCAGCTTCACCGGCGTCGCCCTGGTCATGGAGCCGGGCCCCGACTTCCACCGGGGCGGCCGCAAGCCGGGCGTCCTGGGCGCCATGCCGGCCCGGCTGCGCGGGACGTCGGGCACGATGCCCGCGGCCGTCCTCGCGAGTCTGCTCCTGGTCGTGGTCGGCGCCGCGGTGCCCGCGCTCAGCCGAACGTACATCGACAGCTACCTCATCGGCGGCCAGTCCTCACTGCTCGGCGTGCTGTTCGCCTCGATGGGCGCCTCGGTGGCACTGACCGTGGTGCTGACCTGGCTCCAGCAGGCGAACCTGCTGCGCGGCCGCATCATCTCCTCGACGCTCTCCAGCGCACGGTTCCTGCGCCATCTGCTGCGGCTGCCGGTCACCTTCTTCTCCCAGCGCAGCCCGGCCGACCTGGTGCAGCGACTCCAGTCCAACGACGCGGTGGCCGAGACGCTGTCCCGAGACCTCGCGGCGGCCGGTGTGGACGCGGTCGTGGTCGTGCTCTACGCGGTACTCCTCTATACGTACGACCCGCAGCTCACGGCCGTGGGCATCGGCGTCGCGCTGCTCAACGTGGTCGCGATGCGGGTGGTGATCCGGCTGCGCTCGACCCGCACGGCCAAGCTGCGTGCTGACAGCGCGCGGCTCACCAACACGGCGTACAGCGGGCTCCAGTTGATCGAGACGATGAAGGCCACCGGCGGCGAGGACGGCTACTTCCGCAAGTGGGCCGGGCAGCACGCGACCACCCTGGAGGAGGAGCAGCGTCTCGGTGTGCCGAGCGCCTGGCTGGGCGTGGTCGCGCCGATGCTCGCGACGCTCAACAGCGCGCTGATCCTGTGGATCGGCGGTATGCGGGCCATCGAGGGAGGCATCTCGGTCGGTCTGCTCGTCGCCTTCCAGGCCCTGGTGACCCGCTTCACCGCGCCGATCACCCGCCTCAACGGCGTCGCGGGCCGCATCCAGGACTTCGCGGCCGACGTCGCCCGCCTCAAGGACGTCGAGAACTTCCAGGCGGACCCGCTGTACGACCGCCACGGCACCGGCGATTCCACCCGCCGCCTGCACGGCCATGTCGAGCTGGAGAACATCACGTTCGGCTACAGCCCGCTCGACAAACCGCTGCTCACCGGCTTCTCCCTGACGGTCGGCCCGGGCCAGCAGGTGGCCCTGGTCGGCGGCTCGGGCAGCGGCAAGTCGACGGTGTCCCGCCTGATCTCGGGCCTGTACGCCCCCTGGGAAGGGACGATCCGCATCGACGGCCAGCGCCTGGAGGACATCCCGCGCGGCGCCCTCGCCTCCTCCGTCTCCTTCGTCGACCAGGACGTCTTCCTCTTCGAGGGGACGGTCCGCGACAACGTGGCGCTGTGGGACCCGTCGATCCCCGACGAGGCGGTCGTCGCGGCGCTTGAGGACGCGGCACTGTACGACGTGGTGACGCGCCGCCCCGGCGGTATCCAGAGCCGGGTCGAGCAGGACGGCCGGAACTTCTCCGGCGGCCAGCGTCAACGCCTGGAGATCGCACGGGCGTTGGTGCGCAGGCCCAGCATCCTGGTGCTCGACGAGGTGACCAGCGCGCTGGACGCGGAGACCGAGCAGACCGTCATCGACAACCTGCGCAAGCGCGGCTGCGCCTGTGTGGTGATCGCGCACCGGCTCAGCACGGTGCGCGACAGCGACGAGATCGTCGTACTGCAGCACGGCACGATCGTGGAACGCGGGCGGCACGACGCCCTGGTGGCGGCCGGCGGTCCGTACGCCGAGCTGGTCAAGGAGCGATGAGATGACCACGGTCAACGAGGGCGACCTCGTCCTCGGCGCGCTGGGCGGCATGGGCACGCCGATCGACTGCTCCACTCTCAACCGCCTTGATCTGGAAGGCCCGCAGGTCCTGTGGCTCGTCGCGGCGGGCACCATGGACCTGTTCGCGGTGGACGCCGTACAGCAGGGCCACTGGCACCACCTCGGCCGCCTCGAAGCGGGCTCCCTGCTGCTCGGCCCGGTCACCGGCCCCCAACACACCCTGGTCGGGCGGCCGTTGCGCGACTGCGTGGTGCGCCGCATCGGGCTGCGCGAGCTGTACCAGCAGCCCGACACCCAGACCTGGTCGTACGACGAGTACGGCAACGCCCAGTACGTACCGCCGACTTCGAGCCCGCTGGAATACGCCCTCGCCCTGGGCGTCGGCCGCAGCCTCTCCATCCTCTTCCAGGCGCCGATGGCCCATGAGAACGCCGCCGCGCTCACGGACGACGACGTCTTCTGGATGCAGGTGCCGCCCGGCAGTGTGCAGTACGGCTCCCTGTACGGGGCGGAGGCGGCGGCCGACCTGCTGATGGACTCCGGTGTCTGGCAGCGCATGGTCGACCAGCAGTACCGGCTCCTCACCACACTCGACCGCTGGATCGAGCGGTTGGAGTCGCGCCACGAGGACCGTACGGCGGCGGGTATCAAGGCGGGCGAGGCCGTCCGCGCGCAGGCCGACCGGACCCTCCTCGCGTCGATCGGCAAGCAGTCGGCGAAGCGTCCGACGGCCGCCGACGCGGACGCCACGTACGCGGCCTGCAAACTGGTCGCGGGCGCGGCCGGCATCACCCTCGCGGAGGCCATGCAGAGCGGAGCGGAGAGCGACCGGCTCGACCCGGTCGAGCGGATCGCGATCGCCTCGCGCGTCCGCACCCGTGCCGTACGTCTCGACGGGCGTTGGTGGCACGACAACATCGGCCCGCTGGTGGGCCACCGTGCCGTGTCGGGCTCACCGGTGGCGCTGCTGTGGCGGCGCGGCGGATACGTCGCCGTACAGCCGTCCTCCGGGCGGGAGACCCCGGTCGAGAAGGCCAACGCGGGCGAGTACGAACCGCAGGCCACGATGTTCTACCGTCCGCTGCCCGAGCGGAAGCTGAGCCCGCTGCGGCTGATGAGGTTCTGCCTCCAGGGCACCGGCGGCGACATGCGCAACCTCGCCATCAGCGGTCTGGTGACCGTGGCCATCGGCGCGATCGTGCCGATCGCCACCGGCAAGGTGCTCGGCGAGTACGTGCCGAAGGCCCAGCACAGTCTCATCGTGCAGGTCTGTCTCGCCATCATGATCACCAGCGTGGTGTCGGCGGCGTTCATGCTGCTGCAGAACCTCACCATCCTGCGGCTGGAGGGCCGGATCGAGGCGACGCTCCAGCCGGCCGTCTGGGACCGGCTGCTGCGCCTGCCCACGAAGTTCTTCACCTCCCGCTCCACCGGTGAACTGGCCAGCGCCGCCATGGGCATCAGCGCGATCCGCCGCCTTCTCGCGGGCGTCGGTCCGACACTCGCGCAGGCGGGCACGATCGGCGCGATGAACCTGGGCCTGCTGCTCTGGTACAGCGTCCCTATGGCGCTGGCCGCGATCGGCATGCTCGTCGTCATCGCTGCCGGGTTCCTGGGGCTCGGCCTGTGGCAGGTGCGCTGGCAGCGCCGTCTGGTCGTGCTCAGCAACAAGCTCAACAACCAGGCCTTCCAGACCCTGCGCGGCCTGCCCAAGCTGCGGGTCGCGGCGGCCGAGAACTACGCGTACGCCGCCTGGGCGGGCGAGTTCGCGCGCAGCCGTGAGCTCCAGCAGAAGGTCGGCCGGATCAAGAACCTGACGACGGTGATGGGGGCGGTGTATCTGCCGCTCTGCTCCCTGCTGATGTTCATGCTGCTCGCGGGCCCGGCACGCGACTCACTGTCGGCCGCCGAGTTCCTCACCTTCAACACCTCGATGACGATGCTGCTCACCTCGGTCACCTCGATCACTGGCGCGTTCGTCTCGGCCGCGGCCGCGCTGCCGATGTTCGAGGAGATCAAGCCGGTGTTCGACGCGACACCCGAGGTGCGCGTGGCGAGCACCCGCCCCGGGGTTCTGTCCGGCGGGCTCGAAGCCCGAGGGCTCTCCTTCCGTTACTCCGACGACGGCCCGCTCGTCCTCGACGACGTGTCCTTCGACATCAGGCCGGGCGAGTTCGTGGCGATCGTCGGGCCCAGCGGCTGCGGCAAGTCCACCCTGCTGCGGCTGCTCATCGGCTTCGACAAGCCCGTCTCGGGCAGCGTCCTGTACGACGGCCAGGACCTGGCGGCCCTCGACCAGTCCGCCGTGCGCCGCCAGTGCGGTGTCGTGCTCCAGCACGCGCAGCCCTTCACCGGCTCGATCCTGGACTGCATCTGCGGCACCGAGCCGTACACGCCGGAGGAGGCGATGGCGGCGGCCGAGATGGCGGGCCTCGCCGAGGACATCAAGCGCATGCCGATGGGCCTGCACACCATCGTCTCGGGCAGCGGCGCGGTCTCCGGCGGCCAGCGCCAGCGCCTGATGATCGCCCAGGCGCTGATACGCCGCCCCCGCATCCTCTTCTTCGACGAGGCGACCAGCGCCCTGGACAACGAGACACAGCGCACGGTCATCGAGAGCACCCGGGCGCTCAACGCCACCCGGGTCGTGATCGCGCACCGCCTGTCCACCGTGATGGACGCGGACCGCGTCATCGTGATGGAGGACGGCAAGGTGGCCCAGCAGGGCCCGCCCGCGCAGCTCCTCGCGGACACCGGCGGCCGGCTGCACGAACTGGTGCGGAGGCAGATGCGGTGAGGAGTCAGCCGTGCCCGGGGACCGGGGCTCCGGAAGGGATCCCGGCCTCGATGTACCGGCGGTAGATCTCCTGCCAGGGGGCGGCGCTCCCGGCGTGCGGCCCCTCGTGCTCCTCGCCGCGCGCGTGTGCGTCGAGGGCGCCGAGGCACACCTCCCACCCGGCACCGTTACGAGCGGCGGTGTTCTCGGCCTCCAGGACGTTGGTGAGCGTGAACCGGGTGCGCTTGTCGTCCAGGGCCTCCAGGTCGAAGTGGAGTTCGTCGCCGCCCCACTCGAAGGAGAGGTGCCGGGGCGCGTCGACGGCGATGACCCGGCCCGTGGACTCCGGCATGTTCGGGTCGCCGCTGAAGGTGACGGTCCCGCCGGGGCGCAGATCGATCTCGGCGCGGGAGGGGAACCAGTGGACCAGTTCGTCGGGGTCGGTCACGAACTGCCAGACGCGGTCGACGGGGTGGTCGTAGGTCCGGGTGAAGCGGACGGCGGGGCGGCCGTCGTCGAGGGTGAGGTAGGTGCCGGTGGGGGCGGGGGATTCGGCGGACATGGTGGCTCAGTCCTTCGGGGAGGGCTCATCGGGCTGGTCCGACGACTCCCCCGCCGCCCGGTCCAGGCGACGGCCGAGGGCGTCGAGGCTCTCGTTCCACAACTTCCGGTACGGGGACAGCCAGGCGTCGAGTTCGGCGATCGGAGCCGGGTCGAGAGCGTAGACACGGCGCTGCGCGTCCTGTCGGACCCGCACCAGGCCCGCGTCGCGCAGCACCCGTAGATGCTTCGAGGTGCTCGGCTGGCTGAGCCCGCTCGCCTCGACGATCTCACCGACCGGCCGCGGACGCTCGAGGAGCAGCGCGACGATCGCGCGACGGTTCGGGTCGGCGAGCGCGGCCCAGGGAGTGGCATCGGACATGACTCCAATATGCCTCTGCGGTTATATACCCGTCAAGGAATACTCGGACCTGCTCGTCGCCGAG harbors:
- a CDS encoding ArsR/SmtB family transcription factor, with amino-acid sequence MSDATPWAALADPNRRAIVALLLERPRPVGEIVEASGLSQPSTSKHLRVLRDAGLVRVRQDAQRRVYALDPAPIAELDAWLSPYRKLWNESLDALGRRLDRAAGESSDQPDEPSPKD
- a CDS encoding type A2 lantipeptide yields the protein MNSTPQVATAEISDADLDAVSGGLSLNAVGTVTGLVDSVVPVSGLVGTVVGTVEGVTGLNTAPVTGLVAGL
- a CDS encoding HlyD family efflux transporter periplasmic adaptor subunit, whose protein sequence is MQFRQQALAKLQSPDELDLPVRFARPQGWLVLSVTVVVMAAASVWAVTGTVASTVSAPAILTHGEGSYVLQSPVAGQVTAVLAKEGVRLAANAPVLQVRTAEGETAVVRTVAAGRITALAATIGAIISTGANVAAVEKVAHAGDPLYATVYVPAENAATIPENASVDLTVQSVPTQQYGVLRGHVKAVDRTVQTQQQIAAFLGDSQLGEQFTKDGRPVAVLVRLDPRSSTKSGLKWSSADGPPFELTSMTLATGSIRLADQRPADWLLP
- a CDS encoding S1 family peptidase, with product MSHKRIPKRKAVIAAGSVAALGAAALLLPNAMASQSDSDDATATAKTFKAADVSDLASQLASQLGDAFAGSYYDAGNQQIIINVVGNNSNVINEIEAAGAVPNQVQNSTDALETAAATLKADATIPGTAWSVDPKTNEIRVTADSTVTGSSWDTLESTVEGLGSGVATITKSAGTFKTYVDGGDAIFGGGARCSLGFNVTAGDGAPAFLTAGHCGVAAAEWSDAQNGAPIATVDQATFPGDGDFALVKYDDPATVANSVVNIGDGQTVEIAQAAEAAVGQQVFRMGSTTGLFDGSVLGLDATVNYPEGTVTGLIQTDVCAEPGDSGGSLFTQDGSAIGLTSGGSGDCTVGGETFFQPVTTALAAVGATLGAGDAAGDAGAGAEDPGAVDPSASASDPAAGDDQAGAGEEAGAGEEAGDAGDDTGTGLDDGSGLVNINP
- a CDS encoding SRPBCC family protein, encoding MSAESPAPTGTYLTLDDGRPAVRFTRTYDHPVDRVWQFVTDPDELVHWFPSRAEIDLRPGGTVTFSGDPNMPESTGRVIAVDAPRHLSFEWGGDELHFDLEALDDKRTRFTLTNVLEAENTAARNGAGWEVCLGALDAHARGEEHEGPHAGSAAPWQEIYRRYIEAGIPSGAPVPGHG
- a CDS encoding NHLP family bacteriocin export ABC transporter peptidase/permease/ATPase subunit, translating into MTAAQDTRGRRRANAPKRPVPKGKGKTVRTPTVLQMEAVECGAASLAMVLGHYGRHIPLEELRIACGVSRDGSRASNLLKAARSYGLTAKGMQMDTAALAEVRAPAILFWEFNHYVVYDGMGRRFGRRGVHINDPGKGRRFVPMEDFDTSFTGVALVMEPGPDFHRGGRKPGVLGAMPARLRGTSGTMPAAVLASLLLVVVGAAVPALSRTYIDSYLIGGQSSLLGVLFASMGASVALTVVLTWLQQANLLRGRIISSTLSSARFLRHLLRLPVTFFSQRSPADLVQRLQSNDAVAETLSRDLAAAGVDAVVVVLYAVLLYTYDPQLTAVGIGVALLNVVAMRVVIRLRSTRTAKLRADSARLTNTAYSGLQLIETMKATGGEDGYFRKWAGQHATTLEEEQRLGVPSAWLGVVAPMLATLNSALILWIGGMRAIEGGISVGLLVAFQALVTRFTAPITRLNGVAGRIQDFAADVARLKDVENFQADPLYDRHGTGDSTRRLHGHVELENITFGYSPLDKPLLTGFSLTVGPGQQVALVGGSGSGKSTVSRLISGLYAPWEGTIRIDGQRLEDIPRGALASSVSFVDQDVFLFEGTVRDNVALWDPSIPDEAVVAALEDAALYDVVTRRPGGIQSRVEQDGRNFSGGQRQRLEIARALVRRPSILVLDEVTSALDAETEQTVIDNLRKRGCACVVIAHRLSTVRDSDEIVVLQHGTIVERGRHDALVAAGGPYAELVKER
- a CDS encoding NHLP bacteriocin export ABC transporter permease/ATPase subunit, whose protein sequence is MTTVNEGDLVLGALGGMGTPIDCSTLNRLDLEGPQVLWLVAAGTMDLFAVDAVQQGHWHHLGRLEAGSLLLGPVTGPQHTLVGRPLRDCVVRRIGLRELYQQPDTQTWSYDEYGNAQYVPPTSSPLEYALALGVGRSLSILFQAPMAHENAAALTDDDVFWMQVPPGSVQYGSLYGAEAAADLLMDSGVWQRMVDQQYRLLTTLDRWIERLESRHEDRTAAGIKAGEAVRAQADRTLLASIGKQSAKRPTAADADATYAACKLVAGAAGITLAEAMQSGAESDRLDPVERIAIASRVRTRAVRLDGRWWHDNIGPLVGHRAVSGSPVALLWRRGGYVAVQPSSGRETPVEKANAGEYEPQATMFYRPLPERKLSPLRLMRFCLQGTGGDMRNLAISGLVTVAIGAIVPIATGKVLGEYVPKAQHSLIVQVCLAIMITSVVSAAFMLLQNLTILRLEGRIEATLQPAVWDRLLRLPTKFFTSRSTGELASAAMGISAIRRLLAGVGPTLAQAGTIGAMNLGLLLWYSVPMALAAIGMLVVIAAGFLGLGLWQVRWQRRLVVLSNKLNNQAFQTLRGLPKLRVAAAENYAYAAWAGEFARSRELQQKVGRIKNLTTVMGAVYLPLCSLLMFMLLAGPARDSLSAAEFLTFNTSMTMLLTSVTSITGAFVSAAAALPMFEEIKPVFDATPEVRVASTRPGVLSGGLEARGLSFRYSDDGPLVLDDVSFDIRPGEFVAIVGPSGCGKSTLLRLLIGFDKPVSGSVLYDGQDLAALDQSAVRRQCGVVLQHAQPFTGSILDCICGTEPYTPEEAMAAAEMAGLAEDIKRMPMGLHTIVSGSGAVSGGQRQRLMIAQALIRRPRILFFDEATSALDNETQRTVIESTRALNATRVVIAHRLSTVMDADRVIVMEDGKVAQQGPPAQLLADTGGRLHELVRRQMR